From the genome of Desulfobaculum xiamenense, one region includes:
- a CDS encoding NAD-dependent epimerase/dehydratase family protein codes for MTLIPFKGRRIALIGGAGFIGHNLALRLRALGAEVSIIDSLMINNLLTFASTATDVPNRDIYLDMLNARLILLRQAGIPLFVQDCRDYNALSKLIARIDPQVVVQLAAVAHANKSNKDPYSTFDHSFRTLENALDCSRDRVEHFIYFSSSMVYGHFRTGTVMEDTQCEPLGIYGALKFGGEKLVIAYNQAFGLPYTIIRPSALYGERCVSRRVGQIFIESALRGDEIRVLGDGSDRLDFTYIDDFVNGMLCVLENENSRNQIFNITYGESRSLGNMADLVREHFPGARVRYVPKDNLTPDRGTLCVDKARELIGYRPEWPLERGFVKYIQWYKHMYADGNGGSRLTSATVLPGMLPPEARQ; via the coding sequence ATGACCCTCATTCCCTTCAAAGGCAGGCGCATCGCCCTCATCGGCGGCGCCGGGTTCATTGGCCACAATCTCGCCCTGCGGCTTCGGGCGCTGGGTGCTGAGGTGTCGATCATCGACAGCCTCATGATCAACAACCTCCTGACCTTCGCCTCCACCGCCACGGATGTCCCAAACCGCGACATCTACCTCGATATGCTCAACGCCCGCCTTATCCTGCTGCGACAGGCGGGGATTCCACTCTTCGTGCAGGACTGCCGCGACTACAACGCGCTCTCCAAGCTCATCGCCCGCATCGACCCGCAGGTGGTGGTGCAACTGGCGGCGGTGGCCCATGCCAACAAGTCCAACAAGGACCCCTACAGCACCTTCGACCACAGCTTCCGCACGCTGGAAAACGCGCTGGACTGCTCGCGCGATAGGGTGGAGCACTTCATCTATTTCTCGTCCAGCATGGTTTACGGGCATTTCCGCACCGGCACGGTGATGGAGGACACCCAGTGCGAGCCGCTCGGCATCTACGGCGCGCTCAAGTTCGGCGGGGAGAAGCTCGTCATCGCCTACAATCAGGCGTTTGGGCTGCCATACACCATCATCAGGCCCTCGGCGCTCTATGGCGAGCGCTGCGTGAGCCGCCGGGTGGGGCAGATATTCATCGAGAGCGCTCTGCGCGGCGACGAGATTCGCGTGCTTGGCGACGGATCGGACCGCCTCGACTTCACCTACATCGACGACTTCGTGAACGGCATGCTGTGTGTGCTGGAGAACGAGAATTCCCGCAATCAGATATTCAACATCACCTATGGCGAATCGCGTTCGCTGGGGAACATGGCCGACCTCGTCCGCGAGCACTTCCCCGGCGCGCGGGTGCGCTATGTGCCCAAGGACAACCTGACGCCCGACCGGGGAACGCTGTGCGTGGACAAGGCCCGCGAACTGATCGGCTATCGCCCCGAATGGCCGCTTGAGCGGGGATTCGTGAAGTATATCCAGTGGTACAAGCATATGTACGCCGATGGAAATGGCGGTTCGCGCCTCACCTCGGCAACGGTGCTGCCGGGAATGCTGCCGCCGGAGGCGCGGCAATGA
- the asnB gene encoding asparagine synthase (glutamine-hydrolyzing) produces MCGIAGYHGTRVIGDEAVRTCLERMRRRGPDAAGVYRAAVSPRMNLCLLHSRLAIIDLDERANQPFSVDGLVLAVNGEIYNYLEVRAALEAEGRAFRTRSDTEVLARALGAWGLDALDRLEGMWAFAVLDRRDGTLVLSRDRFGEKPLYLCRDDTGLYFASEVKFLEALCGRRFPVNREHLRRFLVNGYKSLYKTPAGFFLGVEELPAAGLLTRYADGREERARYWMPRIEPDEGMSRAEAVTGARDALLEAVRLRLRADVPLAFCMSGGVDSNSLISIARTVFDYDVHGFTIVNTDERYAEWDSVSRAVDELGIRHTAVPVRTDDFLPLLRELVRQHDAPVYTITYYAHWLLMSAVAANGYRIAVSGTGADELFSGYYDHHALYLHAVRDDPALFAESLRNWRRHVEPIVRNPVLRDPEVFVKNPGERGHIYLDAANFSARLREPFEEPFTEVSHDTDLLRMRMLNELFHEAVPVILHEDDLNAMYFSIENRSPFLDRGLFEMCGRIPTRHLIRDGFNKSVLRDAMRGIVPDHILDDRRKVGFNAPVFSFLDRDDPEVRAELLADGPVFDVVRREAVAELLDRPGALPNSESKFLFAFLGVKMFLEEYAS; encoded by the coding sequence ATGTGCGGCATTGCGGGATACCACGGAACGCGGGTCATCGGCGACGAAGCCGTGCGGACATGCCTTGAGCGCATGCGCCGTCGCGGTCCGGACGCCGCCGGTGTGTACCGCGCCGCCGTCTCGCCGCGCATGAACCTGTGCCTGTTGCATTCGCGGCTGGCGATCATCGACCTCGACGAGCGCGCCAATCAGCCGTTTTCCGTGGATGGGCTGGTGCTCGCCGTGAATGGGGAAATCTACAACTACCTTGAGGTGCGCGCCGCTTTGGAGGCCGAGGGCCGCGCCTTCCGTACGCGAAGCGACACCGAGGTGCTTGCGCGGGCGCTTGGCGCGTGGGGCCTTGACGCGCTGGACAGGCTGGAAGGCATGTGGGCCTTTGCCGTGCTCGATAGGCGTGACGGCACCCTCGTCCTCTCGCGCGACAGGTTCGGCGAAAAGCCGCTCTACCTCTGCCGCGACGACACCGGGCTGTATTTCGCGTCCGAGGTGAAATTCCTCGAAGCGCTGTGCGGCAGGCGTTTTCCCGTGAATCGCGAGCACCTGCGGCGTTTCCTCGTCAACGGCTACAAGTCCCTCTACAAGACTCCGGCCGGGTTCTTCCTCGGCGTGGAGGAGTTGCCCGCCGCCGGGCTTCTGACGCGCTACGCAGACGGGCGCGAGGAACGTGCCCGCTACTGGATGCCACGCATCGAGCCGGACGAAGGCATGAGCCGCGCAGAGGCCGTGACCGGTGCGCGCGATGCGCTTTTGGAGGCGGTGCGCCTACGGTTGCGGGCCGATGTGCCGCTGGCCTTCTGCATGAGCGGGGGTGTGGATTCGAATAGCCTCATCTCCATCGCCCGCACGGTGTTCGACTACGACGTGCACGGCTTCACCATCGTCAACACCGACGAGCGCTACGCGGAGTGGGATTCCGTGAGCCGGGCCGTGGATGAGCTGGGCATCCGGCATACCGCCGTGCCCGTGCGCACGGACGACTTCCTGCCGCTTCTGCGCGAACTGGTGCGTCAGCACGACGCGCCGGTCTACACCATCACATACTACGCCCATTGGCTGCTCATGAGCGCCGTGGCCGCGAACGGCTACCGCATCGCCGTTAGCGGCACCGGGGCGGACGAGTTGTTTTCCGGCTACTACGACCACCACGCCCTGTACCTGCACGCCGTGCGCGACGACCCCGCGCTGTTCGCCGAATCCCTGCGCAACTGGCGGCGGCATGTGGAGCCGATCGTCCGCAATCCCGTGCTGCGCGATCCCGAGGTGTTCGTGAAGAACCCCGGCGAGCGCGGGCACATCTATCTGGATGCGGCCAATTTTTCGGCGCGCCTGCGCGAGCCGTTCGAGGAACCCTTCACCGAGGTTTCGCACGATACGGACCTGCTGCGCATGCGCATGCTGAACGAGTTGTTCCACGAGGCTGTGCCCGTCATCCTGCACGAGGACGACCTGAACGCCATGTATTTCTCCATCGAGAACCGTTCGCCATTCCTCGACCGGGGGCTTTTCGAGATGTGCGGGCGCATTCCCACCCGCCACCTCATTCGCGACGGGTTCAACAAGTCCGTGCTGCGCGATGCCATGCGCGGCATCGTGCCGGATCACATCCTCGACGACAGGCGCAAGGTGGGCTTCAACGCGCCGGTGTTTTCATTCCTTGACCGCGACGACCCGGAGGTCCGGGCCGAATTGCTCGCGGATGGCCCGGTGTTCGACGTGGTGCGGCGCGAGGCCGTGGCGGAGCTGCTGGATCGTCCGGGGGCGTTGCCCAACAGCGAGAGCAAGTTCCTGTTCGCCTTTCTGGGGGTGAAGATGTTCCTTGAGGAGTATGCGTCATGA
- a CDS encoding N-acetylneuraminate synthase family protein produces the protein MLIGGADTADRVFIIAEIGNNHEGDVALAEEMIGLAAAAGADAVKFQTIVPERLVSGVQTARIAQLSRFALGYDDFRRLARAAQAEGVAFLSTPFDIESAMFLDELVPAFKIASGDNGFVPLLRAVARTGKPVLLSTGLADLAAVRRSIGIIRQERSCDGGIAALHCVSAYPTPPEQANLRAVTTLAGLGVTPGYSDHTLGIAAAILAVACGARIVEKHFTIDRNFSDFRDHALSADPADFARMVGRIREAEIMLGTGLKELQHCEAGNLDAFTRSVVAACDLEAGSRIGWEHIDWVRPGGGVRPGDEDVVLGRVLARAVRRGEMLLPADMEWEA, from the coding sequence ATGCTGATCGGCGGGGCCGACACGGCGGACCGCGTCTTCATCATCGCCGAGATCGGCAACAATCACGAGGGCGACGTGGCGCTTGCCGAGGAGATGATCGGTCTTGCCGCCGCTGCGGGGGCGGACGCCGTGAAGTTCCAGACCATCGTGCCCGAGCGGCTGGTGAGTGGCGTGCAGACGGCGCGCATCGCGCAGCTTTCGCGCTTTGCCCTCGGGTACGACGACTTCCGCAGGCTGGCCCGCGCCGCGCAGGCGGAGGGCGTGGCGTTTCTGTCCACGCCCTTCGACATCGAAAGCGCGATGTTTCTCGATGAACTGGTGCCCGCGTTCAAGATTGCCTCGGGCGACAATGGCTTCGTGCCCCTGCTGCGGGCCGTGGCGCGCACGGGCAAGCCGGTGCTTCTGTCCACGGGGCTTGCCGACCTCGCGGCCGTGCGCCGCAGCATCGGCATCATCCGGCAGGAGCGCAGCTGTGACGGAGGCATCGCCGCGTTGCACTGCGTGAGCGCCTATCCCACGCCGCCGGAGCAGGCCAACCTGCGGGCGGTGACGACGCTGGCCGGGCTTGGGGTCACGCCGGGATATTCCGACCACACGCTTGGAATCGCCGCCGCGATTCTTGCCGTGGCCTGCGGAGCGCGCATCGTGGAGAAGCATTTCACCATCGACCGCAACTTCTCGGACTTTCGCGATCACGCCCTGTCTGCGGACCCGGCGGATTTCGCGCGAATGGTGGGGCGCATCCGCGAGGCGGAAATCATGCTCGGCACGGGGCTGAAGGAGCTTCAGCATTGCGAGGCCGGCAACCTGGACGCCTTCACGCGCTCCGTGGTGGCGGCCTGCGATCTGGAGGCGGGCAGCCGCATCGGGTGGGAGCATATCGACTGGGTGCGGCCCGGAGGCGGAGTGCGCCCCGGCGACGAGGACGTGGTGCTTGGGCGGGTGCTGGCGCGGGCCGTGCGGCGGGGCGAAATGCTTTTGCCAGCGGACATGGAGTGGGAAGCCTAG
- a CDS encoding GNAT family N-acetyltransferase, with amino-acid sequence MSLRDDLVCNAADLVRRDEWLARRLGRPAFVVDGCLLSGLDAVAIRSALGALLSMKSVFAWTRILADAAGTACVLRHLGFLPVVTAVTMERRLDEDFPAGSGAISVRMARGEDEEAVRRIARESFTWSRFHRDPFIPRAAADALKEEWAANFFVGSRGDAMVVAEDGGAVVGFALFFCRGSDLVLDLVAVAAQARGAGVAGAMMAHASRELGRFSILRTVTQAENAPAMACYRKAGFRSVAVERVFHYHGGVSVPKEGDEC; translated from the coding sequence ATGAGCCTGCGGGACGATCTGGTCTGCAACGCCGCCGACCTTGTCCGCCGTGACGAGTGGCTGGCGCGGCGGCTGGGCAGACCGGCGTTCGTGGTGGATGGCTGCCTGCTTTCGGGGCTTGACGCGGTGGCCATCCGTAGCGCTCTTGGCGCGCTTTTGAGCATGAAGTCCGTGTTCGCATGGACGCGCATTCTGGCCGATGCGGCCGGCACCGCGTGCGTGCTGCGGCATCTGGGCTTTCTGCCCGTGGTCACGGCGGTGACCATGGAGCGTCGCCTGGATGAGGACTTTCCTGCGGGTAGTGGCGCAATATCCGTGCGCATGGCCCGTGGGGAGGATGAGGAGGCCGTGCGGCGCATCGCCCGCGAGAGCTTCACATGGTCGCGCTTCCACCGGGACCCCTTCATCCCGCGCGCGGCGGCGGATGCCCTCAAGGAGGAGTGGGCCGCGAACTTCTTCGTGGGCAGCCGGGGGGATGCCATGGTCGTTGCCGAGGATGGCGGGGCGGTGGTTGGTTTCGCCCTGTTCTTCTGTCGCGGGAGTGACCTCGTTCTCGACCTCGTGGCCGTGGCGGCGCAGGCCCGAGGGGCTGGCGTCGCGGGGGCGATGATGGCCCATGCCAGCCGCGAACTGGGGCGCTTTTCCATTCTGCGCACGGTCACGCAGGCCGAGAACGCACCGGCCATGGCCTGCTATCGCAAGGCGGGATTCCGTTCCGTCGCCGTGGAACGCGTGTTCCATTATCACGGCGGCGTGTCGGTTCCGAAGGAGGGGGACGAATGCTGA